A genomic window from Cupriavidus basilensis includes:
- the ccoS gene encoding cbb3-type cytochrome oxidase assembly protein CcoS, which yields MDMLYLLVPMSLVLVAVIAGALWWALHAGQYDDLDRPGEAILLDNDKP from the coding sequence ATGGACATGCTCTACCTGCTGGTGCCGATGAGCCTGGTGCTGGTCGCGGTCATCGCCGGCGCGCTCTGGTGGGCGCTGCACGCCGGGCAATACGACGACCTCGACCGGCCCGGCGAGGCCATTCTGCTCGACAACGACAAGCCCTGA
- a CDS encoding heavy metal translocating P-type ATPase, protein MPTSPAPVFSARSLPNPPLARASSASAAAGRAGCFHCGQPLVAGEPPLHASIDGEEQAFCCGGCQALAQTLHAAGFGHLYGDQARFARPIDDAARREAEPVWAAYDTEELRAQFVRALDERRAEITLAPENIRCAACAWLIEQHLGSLPGVESVIANVATRRVVVRWRAAEQPVSALLAALAGIGYLAWPFEVSRSDRQDRHARRGLLMRMAVAMLGMMQVMMYAWPIYTHEATIDPGQLQLMRWASLVLTLPVVLYSASPIFAGAWRGLRQRHLGMDVPVALGVGAGFVASTVATLRGTGEVYFDSVTMFVAFLLLARYLELRVRQASRSGAEMLARQLPATCERLRAEGGAGERVPVARLRAGDLIRVKAGEVVPADATVIAGASELDESMLTGESRPVPRGIGDPVLAGCFNTASPLELRVAKVGAGTRLAEIVAVLDRALAEKPRLATVADRVAGWFVAILLVLAAVTGAVWWAWIDPARALLVTVAVLVVSCPCALSLATPAALAAAGAALSRRGLLLTRGHALETLASVTDVMLDKTGTLTQGRFALVRTQSNGDADADADAATCLRLAAAMERSGEHPIARGIVEAAQAQGLGHETLAIDAMRNVPGQGLEADLDGRRYRLGRREFVEALCEHGSAANWHAELAGSERRGATLVWLGSAAGTLAVFELADVAREQSARLLSELRALGVTCHLVSGDTPATVGWWADHFQISRREGGVTPEGKREYVARLQRGGAVVLAVGDGINDAPVLAQAQVSIAIGSGAPLAQAGADAVLTHGRVAEIANALKMARRARSVVRQNLAWAFAYNVIAIPLAATGYVTAWMAGIGMSVSSLLVVANAWRLLRAGKPGD, encoded by the coding sequence ATGCCGACCTCCCCAGCCCCAGTTTTTTCCGCCCGGTCCCTGCCCAATCCGCCGCTTGCACGCGCAAGCAGCGCGTCGGCGGCCGCCGGGCGTGCGGGCTGCTTCCACTGCGGACAGCCGCTCGTGGCCGGCGAGCCGCCCTTGCATGCCAGCATCGACGGCGAGGAGCAGGCGTTTTGCTGCGGTGGTTGCCAAGCCCTGGCGCAAACACTGCACGCAGCCGGGTTCGGCCATCTCTATGGCGACCAGGCCCGCTTTGCCCGGCCGATCGACGACGCGGCGCGGCGCGAGGCCGAGCCCGTGTGGGCCGCCTACGACACCGAGGAGTTACGGGCCCAGTTCGTGCGTGCGCTGGACGAACGCCGGGCCGAGATCACGCTGGCGCCGGAGAATATCCGCTGCGCCGCCTGCGCCTGGCTGATCGAGCAGCACCTGGGCAGCCTGCCCGGCGTGGAATCGGTGATCGCCAACGTGGCCACGCGCCGCGTGGTGGTGCGCTGGCGCGCGGCCGAGCAGCCGGTCTCCGCCTTGCTCGCCGCGCTGGCGGGGATCGGCTACCTGGCGTGGCCGTTCGAGGTTTCGCGCTCGGACCGGCAGGACCGCCACGCGCGCCGTGGCCTGTTGATGCGCATGGCGGTGGCCATGCTCGGCATGATGCAGGTGATGATGTACGCATGGCCCATCTATACCCATGAAGCCACCATCGATCCCGGCCAGTTGCAGCTGATGCGCTGGGCCAGCCTGGTGCTGACCTTGCCTGTGGTGCTGTACTCGGCCTCGCCGATCTTCGCCGGGGCGTGGCGCGGGCTGCGGCAGCGCCACCTGGGCATGGATGTGCCGGTGGCGCTGGGCGTGGGCGCGGGCTTTGTCGCCAGCACCGTGGCGACGCTGCGCGGCACCGGCGAGGTGTACTTCGATTCCGTCACCATGTTTGTGGCGTTCTTGCTGCTGGCGCGCTACCTGGAGCTGCGCGTGCGCCAGGCATCGCGCAGTGGTGCCGAGATGCTGGCGCGGCAATTGCCCGCCACCTGCGAGCGCCTGCGTGCCGAGGGCGGAGCGGGCGAGCGGGTGCCGGTGGCACGCCTGCGCGCCGGCGACCTGATCCGCGTCAAGGCGGGCGAGGTGGTACCCGCCGATGCCACGGTGATCGCCGGCGCTAGCGAGCTCGATGAATCCATGCTGACCGGCGAGAGCCGGCCGGTGCCGCGCGGCATCGGGGATCCCGTGCTGGCAGGTTGCTTCAATACCGCGAGCCCGCTTGAGTTGCGCGTGGCCAAGGTAGGGGCGGGCACCCGGCTGGCGGAGATCGTCGCCGTGCTGGACCGCGCGCTGGCCGAGAAGCCGCGCCTGGCCACCGTGGCCGACCGCGTGGCGGGCTGGTTCGTCGCCATCCTGCTGGTGCTGGCGGCCGTCACCGGCGCCGTCTGGTGGGCCTGGATCGATCCCGCGCGCGCGTTGCTTGTGACGGTGGCGGTGCTGGTGGTGAGTTGCCCGTGCGCGCTCTCGCTGGCCACGCCGGCAGCGCTGGCCGCGGCCGGGGCCGCATTGTCGCGCCGCGGCTTGCTGCTCACGCGCGGCCACGCGCTGGAGACCCTGGCCAGTGTCACGGACGTGATGCTCGACAAAACCGGCACGCTCACGCAGGGGCGTTTCGCACTGGTGCGCACGCAGTCAAACGGCGATGCCGATGCCGATGCCGATGCCGCCACCTGCCTGCGCCTGGCCGCGGCCATGGAACGCTCCGGCGAGCACCCGATCGCGCGCGGCATCGTCGAAGCCGCACAGGCGCAAGGCCTTGGGCACGAGACGCTCGCCATCGACGCCATGCGTAATGTGCCGGGGCAGGGCCTCGAAGCCGATTTGGATGGGCGGCGTTACCGCCTTGGCCGGCGCGAGTTCGTAGAGGCGCTGTGCGAGCACGGCAGCGCCGCCAACTGGCATGCCGAACTCGCCGGCAGTGAGCGCCGCGGCGCCACGCTGGTATGGCTGGGCAGCGCCGCCGGCACGCTGGCGGTGTTTGAGCTGGCCGATGTCGCGCGCGAGCAATCCGCGCGCTTGCTCAGCGAGTTGCGCGCGCTCGGCGTGACCTGCCATCTCGTCTCGGGCGATACGCCGGCGACCGTCGGCTGGTGGGCCGATCATTTCCAGATTTCGCGCCGCGAGGGCGGTGTCACGCCCGAAGGCAAGCGCGAGTACGTGGCGCGCCTGCAGCGCGGCGGCGCCGTGGTGCTGGCGGTGGGCGACGGCATCAACGACGCGCCGGTGCTGGCGCAGGCGCAAGTTTCGATCGCCATCGGCAGCGGCGCGCCGCTGGCGCAGGCCGGCGCCGACGCGGTGCTGACCCATGGCCGCGTGGCGGAGATCGCGAACGCGCTCAAGATGGCCCGCCGTGCGCGCAGTGTGGTGCGCCAGAACCTCGCCTGGGCGTTTGCCTATAACGTGATCGCCATTCCGCTGGCGGCAACCGGCTATGTCACCGCCTGGATGGCGGGCATCGGCATGTCGGTGTCGTCGCTGCTGGTGGTGGCCAACGCCTGGCGCCTGCTGCGCGCCGGCAAGCCCGGAGACTGA
- a CDS encoding 2-oxoglutarate dehydrogenase E1 component has translation MMQQYQSNSYLFGGNAPYVEELYEAYLENPSSVPDNWRAYFDAMQNVPAVDGSNARDIAHAPIVASFAERAKSGPIKTIVASADSDMGRKRVAATQLIAAYRNIGSHWADLDPLKRQERPPLPDLDPAFYGFSESDLDIVFNASNTYFGKESMSLRELLNNLRETYCSSIGAEFMYISDQAQKRWWQERLETTRSKPVFTLEKKKHVLDRLTAAEGLERFLHTKYVGQKRFSLEGGESFIAAMDELIQHSGSKGVQEIVIGMAHRGRLNVLVNTLGKMPADLFAEFEGKHVDDLPAGDVKYHKGFSSDVSTEGGPVHLSLAFNPSHLEIVNPVVEGSVKARQERRGEPAGHAEVLPVQVHGDAAFAGQGVVMETLNLAQTRGYGTGGTMHIVINNQIGFTTSDPRDSRSTLYCTDVVKMIEAPVLHVNGDDPEAVVFAMQLAVDFRMEFKKDVVVDIICFRKLGHNEQDTPAVTQPLMYKKIAQHPGTRKLYADKLTAQNLVSADFGDQLVKEYRAAMDAGKHTVDPVLSNFKNKFAVDWMPFLNRKWTDAADTAVPVTELKRLAERITTIPEHLKLHPLVEKVVKDRANMGRGDQPLDWGMGEHLAFASLVASGYPVRITGQDAGRGTFTHRHSVLHDQNRERWDAGSYVPLQNVSENQAPFTVIDSVLSEEAVLGFEYGFSTAEPNALVIWEAQFGDFVNGAQVVIDQFISSGEVKWGRASGLTLMLPHGYEGQGPEHSSARIERFLQLCADHNMQVCQPTTPAQIFHLLRRQMIRLFRKPLVIMTPKSLLRNKEAVSPLSDLAKGHFETVIPDHEELNASKVKRVIMCSGKVYYDLVNTRKERGATDTAVIRMEQLYPFPHKAVAAELKKYPNANEIVWCQDEPQNQGAWFFVQHFIMENMAEGQKLGYAGRPASASPAVGYYAKHNEQQKALLDAAFSKLKGFVLTK, from the coding sequence ATGATGCAGCAGTATCAGAGCAATTCGTACCTCTTCGGCGGCAATGCCCCCTATGTAGAAGAGCTGTACGAGGCCTACCTCGAAAATCCCTCCTCGGTTCCCGATAACTGGCGCGCGTACTTCGACGCGATGCAGAACGTGCCGGCTGTCGATGGCTCCAACGCCCGCGATATTGCCCACGCTCCCATCGTCGCCTCGTTCGCTGAACGCGCCAAGTCGGGTCCGATCAAGACTATTGTTGCCTCGGCCGACTCCGATATGGGGCGCAAGCGCGTCGCTGCCACGCAGCTGATCGCCGCTTACCGCAACATCGGTTCGCACTGGGCAGACCTGGATCCGCTCAAGCGCCAGGAACGTCCGCCCCTGCCGGACCTCGACCCCGCGTTCTACGGCTTCTCCGAAAGCGATCTCGACATCGTCTTCAACGCCAGCAATACGTATTTCGGCAAGGAATCGATGAGCCTGCGCGAGCTGCTCAACAACCTGCGCGAAACATACTGCAGCAGCATTGGCGCCGAGTTCATGTACATCAGCGACCAGGCGCAAAAGCGCTGGTGGCAAGAGCGCCTGGAGACCACGCGTTCCAAGCCGGTGTTCACCCTCGAAAAGAAGAAGCACGTGCTCGACCGCCTGACCGCGGCCGAAGGCCTGGAGCGCTTCCTCCACACCAAGTACGTTGGCCAGAAGCGCTTCTCGCTGGAAGGCGGCGAAAGCTTCATCGCTGCCATGGACGAACTGATCCAGCACAGCGGCAGCAAGGGCGTGCAGGAAATCGTGATCGGCATGGCCCACCGCGGCCGCCTGAACGTGCTGGTCAATACGCTGGGCAAGATGCCGGCTGACCTGTTCGCCGAGTTCGAGGGCAAGCACGTCGATGACCTGCCGGCCGGCGACGTGAAGTACCACAAGGGCTTCTCCAGCGACGTCTCCACCGAAGGCGGCCCGGTCCACCTGTCGCTCGCCTTCAACCCGTCCCACCTGGAAATCGTCAACCCGGTCGTCGAAGGCTCGGTCAAGGCCCGCCAGGAACGCCGCGGCGAGCCCGCAGGCCATGCGGAAGTGCTGCCGGTGCAAGTGCACGGCGACGCGGCATTCGCAGGCCAGGGCGTAGTGATGGAAACGCTGAACCTGGCGCAGACCCGCGGCTACGGCACGGGCGGCACGATGCACATCGTGATCAACAACCAGATCGGCTTCACCACCTCGGATCCGCGCGACTCGCGTTCCACGCTGTATTGCACCGACGTCGTCAAGATGATCGAGGCACCGGTGCTGCACGTCAACGGCGACGATCCCGAAGCCGTGGTGTTCGCCATGCAGCTGGCCGTGGACTTCCGCATGGAGTTCAAGAAGGATGTCGTGGTCGACATCATCTGCTTCCGTAAGCTGGGCCACAACGAGCAGGACACGCCGGCCGTTACCCAGCCGCTGATGTACAAGAAGATCGCCCAGCACCCGGGCACGCGCAAGCTGTACGCTGACAAGCTGACCGCGCAGAACCTGGTGTCTGCCGACTTCGGCGACCAGCTGGTCAAGGAATACCGTGCCGCGATGGACGCAGGCAAGCACACGGTCGACCCCGTCCTGTCGAACTTCAAGAACAAGTTCGCCGTGGACTGGATGCCGTTTCTGAACCGCAAGTGGACCGACGCCGCCGACACCGCCGTGCCGGTGACCGAGCTCAAGCGCCTGGCCGAACGCATCACCACCATTCCCGAACACCTCAAGCTGCACCCGCTGGTCGAGAAGGTGGTGAAGGATCGCGCCAACATGGGTCGCGGCGACCAGCCGCTGGACTGGGGCATGGGCGAGCATCTGGCCTTCGCCTCGCTGGTGGCTTCGGGCTACCCGGTGCGCATCACCGGCCAGGACGCCGGCCGTGGCACTTTTACCCACCGCCACTCGGTGCTGCACGACCAGAACCGCGAGCGCTGGGATGCAGGCAGCTACGTGCCCCTGCAGAACGTGTCGGAAAACCAGGCACCGTTCACGGTGATCGACTCGGTGCTGTCGGAAGAGGCTGTGCTCGGCTTTGAGTACGGCTTCTCCACCGCTGAGCCGAACGCACTCGTGATCTGGGAAGCCCAGTTCGGCGACTTCGTCAACGGCGCCCAGGTGGTGATCGACCAGTTCATCTCCTCCGGCGAAGTGAAGTGGGGCCGCGCCTCGGGCCTGACCCTGATGCTGCCGCACGGCTACGAAGGCCAAGGCCCGGAACACAGCTCGGCGCGCATCGAGCGCTTCCTGCAGCTGTGCGCGGACCACAATATGCAAGTCTGCCAGCCGACCACTCCGGCCCAGATCTTCCACCTGCTGCGCCGCCAGATGATCCGTCTGTTCCGCAAGCCGCTGGTGATCATGACGCCGAAGTCGCTGCTGCGTAACAAGGAAGCGGTCTCGCCGCTGTCCGACCTGGCCAAGGGTCACTTCGAGACGGTCATCCCCGATCACGAAGAGCTGAACGCCAGCAAGGTCAAGCGCGTGATCATGTGCTCGGGCAAGGTCTACTACGACCTGGTCAACACCCGCAAGGAACGCGGCGCAACCGACACGGCCGTCATCCGCATGGAACAGCTGTATCCGTTCCCGCACAAGGCAGTGGCAGCCGAGCTGAAGAAGTACCCGAACGCCAACGAAATCGTGTGGTGCCAGGACGAGCCGCAGAACCAGGGTGCCTGGTTCTTCGTCCAGCACTTCATCATGGAAAACATGGCGGAAGGCCAGAAGCTCGGTTACGCAGGTCGTCCCGCCTCGGCATCGCCGGCGGTGGGCTACTACGCCAAGCACAACGAGCAACAGAAGGCGCTGCTGGATGCGGCGTTCTCCAAGCTCAAGGGCTTTGTCTTGACCAAATGA
- the ccoN gene encoding cytochrome-c oxidase, cbb3-type subunit I: MAVTAAYSRADTFNYGVVRQFAVMTVVWGIVGMAVGVLLAAQLIWPELNFNTPWLSFGRLRPLHTNAVIFAFGGSALFATSYYIVQRTCQARLFCGPLAAFTFWGWQLVIVAAVITLPLGITSSKEYAELEWPIDILITLVWVAYAIVFFGTIMKRKTRHIYVANWFFGAYILTIAILHLVNNAEMPVGMWKSYSAYAGVQDAMVQWWYGHNAVGFFLTTSFLGMMYYFIPKQAGRPIYSYRLSIVHFWALNFTYMWAGPHHLQFTSLPDWAQSLGMVFSLILLAPSWGGMINGIMTLSGAWHKLRTDPILKFLVVALSFYGMATFEGSMMSIKTVNALSHYTDWTIGHVHSGALGWVAMISIGSLYYLIPRLFGEKEMYSVRLIELHFWIATIGVVLYIASMWIAGVMEGLMWRATQPDGTLTYAFVEAVKAKYPFYLIRLLGGLCFLSGMLLMAYNVARTIIGKPAVDALIPTSVSASAH, encoded by the coding sequence ATGGCTGTCACCGCCGCGTATTCTCGCGCCGACACCTTCAATTACGGCGTTGTGCGGCAGTTTGCCGTCATGACGGTAGTCTGGGGGATTGTCGGTATGGCCGTAGGCGTTCTGCTCGCGGCACAGTTGATCTGGCCGGAGCTTAATTTCAACACGCCCTGGCTGTCGTTCGGGCGCTTGCGCCCGCTGCACACCAATGCGGTCATCTTCGCCTTCGGCGGCAGCGCGCTTTTCGCTACTTCGTACTACATCGTGCAGCGCACCTGTCAGGCGCGGCTGTTCTGCGGCCCGCTGGCGGCCTTCACGTTCTGGGGCTGGCAACTGGTGATCGTGGCCGCGGTCATCACGCTGCCGCTGGGCATCACCAGCTCGAAGGAATACGCCGAGCTCGAATGGCCGATCGACATCCTGATCACGCTGGTCTGGGTGGCTTATGCCATCGTGTTCTTCGGCACCATCATGAAGCGCAAGACCCGCCATATCTACGTGGCCAACTGGTTCTTCGGCGCTTACATCCTGACCATCGCCATCCTGCATCTCGTCAACAACGCGGAGATGCCGGTGGGCATGTGGAAGTCCTACTCGGCGTACGCCGGCGTGCAGGACGCCATGGTGCAGTGGTGGTACGGCCATAACGCGGTGGGCTTCTTCCTGACCACCAGCTTCCTGGGCATGATGTATTACTTCATCCCCAAGCAGGCCGGCCGCCCGATCTATTCCTATCGCCTGTCGATCGTTCACTTCTGGGCGCTCAACTTCACCTATATGTGGGCTGGTCCCCACCACTTGCAGTTCACCTCGCTGCCGGATTGGGCGCAATCGCTCGGCATGGTGTTCTCGCTGATCCTGCTGGCGCCTTCGTGGGGCGGCATGATCAACGGCATCATGACCTTGTCAGGTGCCTGGCACAAGCTGCGCACCGATCCCATCCTCAAGTTCCTGGTGGTGGCGCTGTCGTTCTACGGCATGGCGACCTTCGAGGGCTCGATGATGTCGATCAAGACCGTCAACGCGCTGTCGCACTACACGGACTGGACCATTGGCCACGTGCATTCCGGCGCGCTGGGCTGGGTCGCGATGATCTCGATCGGTTCGCTCTACTACCTGATCCCGCGGCTCTTTGGCGAGAAGGAGATGTACAGCGTGCGCCTGATCGAGTTGCATTTCTGGATCGCCACCATCGGCGTGGTGCTGTACATCGCCTCGATGTGGATCGCCGGTGTGATGGAGGGCCTGATGTGGCGCGCCACCCAGCCCGACGGCACGCTGACCTACGCTTTCGTGGAAGCGGTCAAGGCCAAGTACCCGTTCTACCTGATCCGCTTGCTGGGTGGCTTGTGCTTCCTCTCCGGCATGCTGCTGATGGCATACAACGTGGCCAGGACCATCATCGGCAAGCCTGCCGTGGATGCACTGATCCCGACCAGCGTTTCCGCCTCCGCCCATTGA
- the zapE gene encoding cell division protein ZapE, giving the protein MNVREYYEQELKQRGYTTDPAQLRAVERLQQCYDEWVAYKSRRNSTLKKLLVHPDVPKGVYLWGGVGRGKSFLMDSFYTCVPVVRKTRLHFHEFMREVHRQLEELRGRPDPLDELAKRIARRFRLICFDEFHVSDVADAMILHRLLQQMFENGVQFVMTSNYRPDLLYPDGLHRDRVLPAIALLQHKLDVLNVDAGIDYRKRALEQVEAYHTPLGPEASSALRHAFTGIAGVADESPILHIEHRELRALRKAGGVVWFDFNTLCGGPRSQNDYLELATEFHTVILSDVPRMTPRMSSEARRFTWLIDVFYDHKVKLLISAEVPADELYTEGQMANEFSRTVSRIIEMQSREYLEAPRRTVDTSLT; this is encoded by the coding sequence ATGAACGTCCGTGAGTACTACGAGCAGGAACTGAAGCAACGCGGCTACACCACCGACCCTGCGCAGTTGCGCGCCGTCGAGCGCCTGCAGCAATGCTATGACGAGTGGGTGGCCTACAAGAGCCGGCGCAACAGCACGCTGAAAAAGCTGCTGGTGCACCCGGACGTGCCCAAGGGCGTGTACCTGTGGGGCGGGGTAGGGCGCGGCAAGTCCTTCCTGATGGACAGCTTCTATACCTGCGTGCCGGTGGTGCGCAAGACTCGGCTGCATTTCCACGAATTCATGCGCGAGGTGCATCGCCAGCTCGAAGAGCTGCGCGGGCGCCCGGATCCGCTGGACGAACTGGCCAAGCGCATCGCGCGGCGGTTCCGCCTGATCTGCTTCGATGAGTTCCATGTCAGCGACGTGGCCGATGCGATGATCCTGCACCGCCTGCTGCAGCAGATGTTCGAGAATGGCGTGCAGTTCGTGATGACGTCGAATTACCGGCCGGACCTGCTGTACCCGGACGGCTTGCACCGGGATCGCGTGCTGCCGGCCATCGCGCTGTTGCAGCACAAGCTTGACGTGCTCAATGTCGATGCTGGCATCGACTACCGCAAGCGCGCGCTGGAGCAGGTCGAGGCGTATCACACGCCGCTGGGACCCGAGGCCAGCTCGGCCCTGCGCCATGCCTTTACCGGCATTGCCGGCGTGGCCGACGAATCCCCCATCCTGCATATCGAGCACCGCGAACTGCGCGCGCTGCGCAAGGCGGGCGGGGTGGTCTGGTTCGATTTCAATACACTGTGCGGCGGCCCGCGCTCGCAGAACGACTACCTGGAGCTGGCCACCGAGTTCCATACGGTGATCCTGTCCGACGTGCCCAGGATGACGCCGCGCATGTCGTCGGAGGCACGCCGTTTCACCTGGCTGATCGACGTGTTCTACGACCACAAGGTCAAGCTGCTGATTTCGGCGGAAGTGCCGGCGGATGAACTCTACACCGAAGGCCAGATGGCCAACGAGTTCAGCCGCACGGTGTCGCGCATCATCGAGATGCAGTCGCGCGAATACCTGGAAGCGCCACGCCGCACGGTCGACACCTCGCTGACCTGA
- the lpdA gene encoding dihydrolipoyl dehydrogenase has translation MSKQFDVLVIGAGPGGYIAAIRAGQLGLNVACCEGNAYDDPKDEPRLGGTCLNVGCIPSKALLASSEEFENVQHHLGDHGITVGDVKVDVAKMLKRKDDIVGKMTKGIEFLFRKNKVTLLKGYGKFVGKTAEGFQVEIAGKAGTEVVTAKQVIVATGSKARHLPGIAVDNVLVSDNEGALKFAGVPKKLGVIGAGVIGLELGSVWRRLGAEVTVLEALPSFLGAADEGVAKEAQKLLTKQGLKFSLGVKVNEVKTGKDNVTVSYTDKDGAAQTLEVDRLIVSVGRVPNTDNLGLDAIGLAADQRGFIEVDDHCATSVPGLWAIGDVVRGPMLAHKAEDEGVAVAERIAGQKPHIDYNCIPWVIYTFPEIAWVGKTEQQLKAEGREYKSGQFPFMANGRALGMGHSEGFVKMLADAKTDEILGVHVVAANASDLIAEAVVAMEFKAASEDIGRTCHPHPSMSEVMREAALAVDKRQLNM, from the coding sequence ATGAGCAAACAATTCGACGTGCTGGTGATCGGTGCCGGCCCCGGCGGCTACATCGCCGCTATTCGTGCCGGCCAGCTGGGCCTGAATGTGGCCTGCTGCGAAGGCAATGCCTACGACGATCCCAAGGACGAACCGCGCCTGGGTGGCACCTGCCTGAACGTGGGGTGCATCCCCTCCAAGGCACTGCTGGCATCCTCGGAAGAATTCGAGAACGTGCAGCATCACCTGGGCGACCACGGCATCACCGTTGGCGATGTCAAGGTCGACGTGGCCAAGATGCTCAAGCGCAAGGACGATATCGTCGGCAAGATGACCAAGGGTATCGAGTTCCTGTTCCGCAAGAACAAGGTCACGCTGCTCAAGGGCTACGGCAAGTTCGTCGGCAAGACCGCCGAGGGCTTCCAGGTCGAGATCGCCGGCAAGGCAGGTACCGAAGTCGTGACGGCCAAGCAGGTCATCGTCGCTACGGGCTCCAAGGCGCGTCACCTGCCGGGAATCGCGGTGGACAACGTGCTGGTCAGCGATAACGAAGGCGCGCTCAAGTTCGCTGGCGTGCCGAAGAAGCTGGGCGTGATCGGCGCTGGCGTGATCGGCCTCGAGCTGGGTTCCGTGTGGCGCCGCCTGGGCGCCGAAGTGACCGTGCTGGAAGCACTGCCGTCGTTCCTGGGCGCCGCCGACGAAGGCGTGGCCAAGGAAGCGCAGAAGCTGCTGACCAAGCAAGGCCTGAAGTTCAGCCTGGGCGTGAAGGTCAATGAAGTCAAGACCGGCAAGGACAACGTCACCGTCAGCTACACGGACAAGGACGGCGCAGCCCAGACCCTGGAAGTCGATCGCCTGATCGTGTCGGTTGGCCGCGTGCCCAACACCGACAACCTTGGCCTCGACGCCATCGGCCTGGCGGCCGACCAGCGCGGCTTCATCGAGGTGGACGACCACTGCGCGACCAGCGTGCCGGGCCTGTGGGCCATCGGCGACGTGGTGCGCGGCCCGATGCTGGCCCACAAGGCAGAGGACGAAGGCGTGGCTGTTGCCGAGCGCATCGCCGGCCAGAAGCCGCACATCGACTACAACTGCATTCCGTGGGTGATCTACACCTTCCCGGAAATCGCATGGGTGGGCAAGACCGAGCAGCAGCTCAAGGCCGAAGGCCGCGAGTACAAGTCCGGCCAGTTCCCGTTCATGGCCAACGGCCGTGCACTGGGCATGGGTCACTCGGAAGGCTTCGTCAAGATGCTGGCCGATGCCAAGACCGATGAGATCCTGGGCGTGCACGTGGTTGCCGCGAATGCGTCGGACCTGATCGCCGAAGCCGTGGTGGCGATGGAGTTCAAGGCCGCCAGCGAAGACATCGGCCGCACCTGCCATCCGCATCCGTCGATGTCGGAAGTCATGCGCGAAGCCGCACTCGCTGTCGACAAGCGCCAGCTCAATATGTAA
- the odhB gene encoding 2-oxoglutarate dehydrogenase complex dihydrolipoyllysine-residue succinyltransferase: MAIVDVKVPQLSESVAEATMLNWKKKPGEAVAQDEILIEIETDKVVLEVPAPSAGVLSQIIRNDGDTVVADEVIAKIDTEATAGAVAPAAAAPAPAAPAAAAAPAAAGAVAMPSAAKLMAEGGLSAGQVAGTGKDGRITKGDVLAATAAPAPAPAAKAAPAPAAAKPALQQVAAPMDFAALGDRPEERVPMSRLRARIAERLLQSQSTNAILTTFNEVNMKPVMDLRNKYKDRFEKEHGVKLGFMSFFVKAAVHALKKFPLINASIDGNDIVYHGYFDIGIAVGSPRGLVVPILRNADQMSLADIEKKIAEFGAKARDGKLSLEELTGGTFSISNGGTFGSMLSTPIINPPQSAILGVHATKDRPVVEDGQIVIRPMNYLAMSYDHRIIDGREAVLGLVAMKDALEDPARLLLDL; the protein is encoded by the coding sequence ATGGCTATTGTTGACGTCAAGGTTCCGCAACTCTCTGAATCGGTTGCAGAAGCAACCATGCTGAACTGGAAGAAGAAGCCGGGCGAAGCTGTTGCCCAAGACGAAATCCTGATCGAAATCGAGACCGACAAAGTCGTGCTCGAAGTGCCCGCCCCGTCGGCTGGCGTGCTGTCGCAGATCATCCGCAACGACGGCGACACCGTGGTTGCCGACGAAGTGATCGCCAAGATCGACACCGAAGCCACCGCTGGCGCCGTCGCTCCCGCCGCTGCCGCACCGGCACCCGCTGCCCCGGCCGCAGCAGCCGCTCCGGCAGCAGCCGGCGCCGTGGCCATGCCTTCGGCAGCCAAGCTGATGGCCGAAGGCGGACTGTCCGCCGGCCAGGTTGCAGGCACGGGCAAGGATGGCCGCATCACCAAGGGTGACGTGCTGGCCGCGACCGCTGCTCCCGCTCCCGCACCGGCCGCCAAGGCAGCACCGGCTCCGGCCGCTGCCAAGCCGGCGCTGCAGCAGGTTGCCGCCCCGATGGACTTCGCCGCACTGGGCGACCGCCCGGAAGAACGCGTGCCGATGAGCCGCCTGCGTGCCCGTATCGCCGAGCGCCTGCTGCAATCGCAAAGCACCAACGCCATCCTCACCACGTTCAATGAAGTGAACATGAAGCCGGTGATGGACCTGCGTAACAAGTACAAGGACCGCTTCGAGAAGGAACACGGTGTGAAGCTGGGCTTCATGTCCTTCTTCGTCAAGGCCGCGGTTCACGCGCTGAAGAAATTCCCGCTGATCAACGCATCGATCGACGGCAACGACATCGTCTATCACGGCTACTTCGACATCGGTATCGCGGTGGGCTCGCCCCGTGGCCTGGTGGTGCCTATCCTGCGCAACGCCGACCAGATGAGCCTGGCCGACATCGAGAAGAAGATTGCTGAATTCGGCGCCAAGGCCCGCGACGGCAAGTTGTCGCTGGAAGAGCTGACCGGTGGCACGTTCTCGATCTCCAACGGTGGCACCTTCGGCTCGATGCTGTCGACGCCGATCATCAACCCGCCGCAATCCGCGATCCTGGGCGTGCACGCCACCAAGGACCGCCCGGTGGTGGAAGACGGCCAGATCGTGATTCGTCCGATGAACTACCTCGCCATGTCCTACGACCACCGCATCATCGACGGCCGCGAAGCCGTCCTGGGCCTGGTCGCCATGAAGGACGCGCTGGAAGATCCGGCACGCCTGCTGCTGGACCTGTAA